The genomic region AAAGTGTGTTCTCTTTTGTCCCTGATCCAAGAAGCTTTTGTCAGAGGTGTACGAGGTTCGGCACGTTCTGGAGGACAGAAGACCTGAGGATGTTTGATCTGATGGTTTTACTACACTGAATGTCCACACAACACGAGCCTCTCAGTTTCCAAACCAGCTCAGACAGATCTAACCTCATTCTGACCAGCAGGTGTACAGCAGTGTTTTAAACACTGCATTAATTTGTgaagatgattattattattgtcatcATAATCCAAAAACGTGGAAGTGAAAACAGTTCTTATGCTAATGCCAGGAGTAACAGGCCCTTTAGTGCGTCTCGTAACAAACGTCTGCAGTCTCTTCACACAGTTAGTCCCCAGATAAAGACAACAGGACAGTGATGTGAGGACGTCTAAACCAGCACGTTGGCTGGACACCGTTCTGCTGTCTGTCTTCTCCTACCTGGCGGCCTGTGTGGCCTGCAGCTGATGTTCCAGACTTTGGCTGTTTACACCGCACACGATCTCCTCTACACTCCAGTGctgagaggacacacacacacacacacacacacacacacttacacttagTTTCACAAGCAACCACAAACCGACCAAGACACAACTAGACAGCACAACACTGCCgtaaaatgtaaacatgtaaacatctTGTAAGTCAACACGACTGTAGATCTTTACCTGTGAGTTTTCATTTTGTTCCTGGGGTGAAGAACACAGATCGACCGGTAAACTGACATTTCTCCGTTTCAAAATCTGCTCCTCCTTCTTCTGCTTTCGGAGCTCCACGTTCACCTCTATCCTCCGCCGCCTCAGTTCCTGCCGTGAAAACACAGAACTGAGCCACGGGtccgcaacacacacacacacaagaacacacacacacacacacacacacacaagaacacacacacacaagaacacacacacacacacacacacacacacccggacCTACGTTCGCGTCCTTCCCCTTGTTCTTGAACTGGGTCAGACGGGCCACGCACTCGTTCGAGGCAGAAGACATGTTCGTCTGCagaaataaaacacacataaataaaacacacattaaattAATAAAACACACATTAATAAAACACACATTACATCAATAAAACACACATTAAACTCTGTTGTTGTGGTCTGAAGTGTAAGTCAACATCACATTAACGCCCTTCAGGTTTCCGGGGGAATTTGAGTAGCTTTTGCTACCATGTGGCCGCGCACAAAACACAACATAGTTCATTTTAAAAGCAAACCACGCGACGAAACGTTACCGCCGGCCGCACGACGTCACCGTTTCACGTTTCGAGACACTCGtcgtcgttttttttttttcagattgtCGTATTTAAGAAATAAAAGAGTTGTCGCCGCGCGCGCTCACCAGTTCCTCCTCCGGCTGCCAGtgacgcacgcgcacgcgctcTGCACGCGCGTCTACGGCGGCGCTGATTGGACCGAATAAGGAGAAACGGCGGTTATTTtcctctggaaaaaaaaaacttagaaataAACTCGGGAAACAATTCACTGTTAAACGAGTTAAAATAGTGATGTTGTAATGTAACGTCCGACAAAGACCAATCGGTGTAACCCAGTTTTAAAGATGTAAAAAGAtgatatattaaaaaaaaaaaacctttgttTCCTCTTTGTGGAACGTGACgacccagtggcctaatggataaggcatcagcctccGGAGctggggattgtgggttcgagtcccatctgggtcggGCCGGTCACTTAATTTTAAATTGATAACTCGGTACGAGAACGAACAGGAACGATGTGTGAAAACGGAATGAAATAAATAATCTGAACGCAAAACAAACCCGCGATACTGAGATACTGAGTGTGGACACAAGAGCCTTACTGAGTCAACACCAGAAGAGACAGATACTCGTGAAGGGGACAGTAACTGTCTTCCCCGAGCTAGTACATAAGATACGTTTTCTCTTTTTCGTTCTTTTAAGATCTGTGAATCTATTCCTGAGCCAATAAATGGTTTACATGCTTTTTAAACGTATAAGAGCCAGATAACATCTTTGCCATATAATGTAAATTACAGACCCCCTTACGAGAGCAAGGATACACGAAATCAGTCCATTTGTCTGTCTACCCAAAGCTAAACAGACTAAAACATTTTTCTGGCAGGAAATAATGAGTATCCTCGTCCTTTCTCTGAAAGATTTTGATAGTAACAGAGAGAAAGCATCATAGAAGAAGTTATATTTCTGTCATCCAGTGGAGGGCAGTAATTCAACAGGAATCAATCATCGCGCATCGattgacattaaaaagtaaaaacaagTAGCATCTTTACAacgtagtctctctctctctccctctctctctctccttctccctccctctctctctctctgtctctctctctctctccctctctgtctctctctctccctctctctgtctctctctctccctctccatccctccctccccctctctctctccctcctctctctccctctcttccccccccccccctctctctccctctctctctcagatgggCTTTCATCTGTGGACACGCCCCTCACTATGATAATTATCCAGAGGTATAAAGTCCTCGTGTGTGTAGTGTCAGTGGTTCTAACGCCGTGatgtctgtgtttctgttcCTCTTGTCCGTCGCTCTCGCCTTCTCTGATGCTGAAGAACACGCGGTCAATGGTAAGAATGACAACACCCTGTCAGTGCTACCTGGATCGTTTCATTATGTGATAATCTCTGGTCACATTTTAGGATACATTAATGTATAAAGTAGAAACCTTTAAAATATGTGATGTAAGTTTTGAAATTGACATTGTTGCCTGCAACAAGTTTGTAAGTTATTTAAACAGTGCAAAGTCATTATTCTATTTTTGTGCTATAAAATATTGTCAGTGAGGtcatttaatatatatttatatattgaaCGTAttgaaaaatgaaatgtgcagGATAATGACACTTAGAAAAGCGTCTCTTAGAACATTTTGGTCAAACGTTTCCTAATTGTGTTAACTGCGTAAAATAGTCGAGTGTATGATTTGCActttgtaataaaaaaaatctaataagTAACCACGTGCAGATTTGATCCTTGAAGGCTGTGTTGTAGCCTAGTGCCGTATTCTTTTAAAAGTactattttaaataaattacaACAGCCTACATTAATTCAAAATACAGTTTCCAAGTCTCTTATTAGGACCAGCCTTTAAGATGAGGATGTTTGCTCACTGCACACCGGGTCCATTTACAGAGCTGTTTTCTCTCATCGGAACTCCATCGGAAAAGACGGCGCAGAGTGGCGTGTCCCACTCTCCAACGAACCACAGCGGAACCGGGGCCAAAGACGCTTCCTTACCAGTCAACGAGCTCCTGGAGCAGGCCAAAACCCATACAGACCCAAAGTTAATGCATCCGCTGCCTGCTGGGGTCTGGCCTAAACACACGGACCCGGCCCTTCTCCCTCGGCCCGGCACACACGACAGGAGCAAGAAAGGTTCGAGGAACGAGCGCCTGCCCACCGAGCACAACAGCGAGAAGACGCGCACGAACCCGTCCCTGCTTCCTTCTAAAGTCCTCCCGGTTGTTGGAGTCGGAATAACGAACCGTACGCAGAAGGCAACCCCCGAAAGCCCGGTCCAGTCCAACAACCCCCCGCCCAGCGATGCTGACGTCTATCAGAACTCCCGGTCTCGTGTCCGTCCGCAGCCCACGTCCAACACGCGCTGGAAAGAGAGGGAGTCTGCCGGCAGACGACTGGACCCCGAAGAGAACCGACCGGGGAGGTCCAGTCTGACGGGCGGCATCAGGATCAACAGCAGCCGTCATTCCGTCTCGTACAACCGCCGATCGTCCAGCCTCCTGTACCATTTCGACATCCTTAAGAAAGGTGTGAGGTTTTTCCCCTGTAATATCGGCCATATGGAGGAatgatgaagtgtgtgtgtgtgtgtgtgtgtgtgtgtgttgaggtgagagaggcagagaggctgCTAAAGTTGGGACAGTTATTCCAATTACTCTTTCCCTCAAGCCGCAAATTGCTGCTTAGCTCCCGAACTTGAATGCGTCCTTTGTGCTGACGCCCCACCAGCTATAAGATTACTGGAAAAAAATCTCAAAAATGCCTGAGATGTGCTACGATAGAGTGATTAACTACAAGCGGGAGAGGATATCAGACAGATCCCGCAGTCCGGTGGCGCAGGGAACGCAGGCGCTCGCCTCCCTCACGCTGTCATCTttaaataaatcattttaaaacgTCGACGACGTCTGAATGACTTTAGAGACGAATACAGTTCAGAACTGAGAAAAAAATCTACTGGTTTGATCTAGTGCAACAGTTTAAATTTAGGAGAGTGgaaaagagaaaacagaagTCTTCTTTGAGATTTTAGGTTAATCCAACTGTTAACCGACTCTCTCCTCCAGAGTCAGACTTCACACAGGACGCCGTGTGTCTGAGCGAGTGCCGGAAGGAGAAGAATGAGACGGAGCACTTCTGTTACAGTGAATTTGGTGAGGGGCTTTTTGTCACTCAAAAATTCAGAACTTCGACCGACCTGCACAATCTGTTGAGTTCACTCAAGTGTTGACTGAAAAAAAGGACTGCCTTATTTCAGTTGTCCTAGACGTTTATTTGTGTATGCAGTTCAACCCCACCGTTGGGGATCTGTGTGTTTAGTTCAGCCCAAAGCTGATCTCTTCAGGTAATGAAGGTCATCAGGTGCATTTAGAGATAGCTGCATTCAATTAGAGCTGGAACTGAACTTGGAACTGCTGCACAGGCAACTCAAATGAACCAATACTTTTCCATAAACAAGATGAATGAGGTCAACAGTTCGGCTTTTACCGAGTTGTCCAAGGCCCAGATTCACAAACCATGTGTGGTTGCTGAGAGATTATTACATTGCAGTTATGTGCAGCTTGTATCTGTGCCTTTTCAGCACTTAGTAGTTTGATGTACTGTGTTAATAATCCACTTGTTACCAGTCAACATTTGGAGAAACGTTTGAAGTGTGACTAAAGTCGTTTGTGAAGTATCCCGTTTTCTCTCTGTAGACGGGGAAAGTAACAGGAGACCGTCACTATTTCAGAACACGTTGAACTGAAGCAATTAACAATATGGAGATTTATTGACTCATTTTCAATGACTCATGTTTCCTTTATTGAAGCCATAAACGGCATTGTTCACGACGTGGATATTGTGCGTAAAGGCATCAGGCTGGTCACTCTGCTGGTGAACAGCGATGGCTTCTACAAGATGAGCCGCCTGTATGTCACCCCAGACACTTACTTCTTCAAAGTGACTGTCTTGGTGCTGGACACCTTCAAATGCACCAAGCCCTGTCCTGACTTCAAACTAGGTAAGGACGCCCTCTTTTGAAATCTGCACTGCATGTTTGTTACTGTATGTTTAATCAGGTGCATTAAAGAAAACGTGAAACGGGGCAGCACACTTGTGCCTCCCTTCTCACAATGTTGATGCCACTGATCACCATGATGATGCCACTGATCACCACTGATCACCATGATGATGCCACTGATCATGACGATGATGTCACCGATCACATAGATGATGTCACTGATCACGATGATGATGTCACTGATCACGATGATGTGTTTTACAGGTAGTAGGTATATAGTCATGGGCCACATCTACCACCGGAGACGCCACCTTCCGTCCAATCTTCTCGCTGTTGTGGGCGGTAAACTGAAACCAGGAGACGGTCTTCTGCGCAGCAACAACTATGTTAAACGCTACAACAAGAGACGCCACCAGAAAGCTCACGAGGCCACGCATTCGAGGTGCCGGTGAAAGGCGACCCGGCGGGTCACTGCAGACACCTACAGCACGGGAGGACTAACTGTGGCTTTATGTAACAATAAAAGAACAAACTCATAATCACGCAGTATTATCAGAGGAGGGGGACACCTAGACAAAGGCTTCTCTGTCCACTCTGCCTGTGCGTCCGAGGGTCCCAGGTCAATCAAATCCAAGCAGGGATATTTTGCTTGCAGTACAATGCTCGCCTTCTTGCTTGACCTCTTTCGTAAACGACTCCAGGGGAATCTGTCGAATTCCATCAAGTCGCAGAAGATCTGGTTCACGTCTGGAACATGAACTATGAACTAAGCTAAACATTTCCTTCATGAAACTAGTAACATTACTTTTTTGTGTTTATATACAATAGATACCTGCAGATAGATGTAACAAtaatctacaatttaaattatatacagaACCTACTACTCTTTCAGTGGTCACGTCAGGAGGTTATTGAGACTAGCGTGAATACAGCACCTACAGCTTTCGTATATGTACTCCATCGCTTGCTTGCCCAATCAGGACGTCCCATGCAGAAAGGTCACGTGTCGTTACAGCGCGGCCCGTGTCCAGGGGTCATCCCGCTCAGAGGGGTGGCAGGTGGAGAAGCCGAGCTTGGCCGGCACGCCAAGCAAGCGACGGACGTCCTGAACCTCCACCTTTCAACTGACGCCCAACACACAGCTCCCGTTTACACGGCCGCTTTGTAACGCAACAGTCTCCCCTTTGGAGAGGCTTCTTATCAGAATTCAGGAAATACACTGGtgcatatgagagagagagagagagagagagagagagagagagagagagagagagagagagagaaggcgtgTGAAAGAACAGGGGAACAGGGTTTGGAAGAGAGACAAAGAAAACAGCAGGGCAAATAACACCCTTTTCTTAAGACAAGGGTATATATTTTTCTGCTTCTGTTTCTCTAGAGTGGGATTACTATGTgtgacatggagagagagactgcagaaAAAGGAGACTGGAGTGTGTtaggcagggtgtgtgtgtgtgtgtgtatgggtggggaGGGCACAACTTTGTGTTGCAAGGCAAAGCTTTAATTGGCTGGTAATCTGAGCCTCTGTGCACCTGGTTACATGAAAGAGGGCGGATCTGTTTAGGGACCAGCAAGCAAAAACACTGCTCACGGACTTGGGGAAGACTCCAGGCCTGGCAATGTGATGCCTCCTATGGCGAATGTttgccctccctccctctctctcacacacacacacacacaccttggctTGAGCtcaaaggatgtgtgtgtggggcacagAGCAGCAGGGCAGATCGGAGGTGTGGTGGCAGGAAAGAAGAGTAATATAGCAGCGTTATGGAAGTGttaggtgagggagggagagagacccccccccccccccccggcttagAAAGATTTTAAAGAAAGCCCAAAACAGTCTCATTATTTTCTTATTCTAAAACTACTTATTAAAATTTTTTTCTACACGTTTGTGGCAGTGGCTCACTGTGTTCCTAAAGACATTTTTCTCTATCAAAGGGCATTcaacacacataaccacacaaaAATGACTTCCTCTATAAACGATTGTTCCCAGCGATAAAGCAGGACCCTTAACACGAGCTCCCAAGTATATATGATGTCCTAATAGCTCTGCAGAACAAGGCTCACCAAGATAGGCCAGTTGTAAgcttgtaataataataatcattatcAAACTAATTTCTGGCTGCTATCGGCAATTTCATTCGCATCCGGCGTTGCTTTCCCAGCGTCCCTCTCAGCCCCAGGAGCCTATCAGTGATCTGCGGCAGAGGGAGTTGGCGTGAGCAGGAAGCGGGTCTCCACACATCCCCGCGGTCCTCTCGGCGGGGGCGCATTCCGCGCGCACAGCGGCGGTGAGCGcgtaccaaccccccccccccaacctcctgTGGGACAGAGATACAACCGCGTGTCAAATAAATGCGGTTTTAGAGTAGGCTACGCGACCAGGAGCTTCCTCAAAGTTATAAATGTTCAATGGCCTGAGGTAATGTTGAGGTAAAACGAGAGCGGTAGCTCGTACGTGGACAATGACCGTACACAAAAGCAGGACACGTCTGACCGATTTGGAGCGACCCATTGTGTGCTTCAAACACACGTCTCTGTTGGTTTCCGGATACCATGCTAAAAAAAACGTGTTGTATATGAAAGGGTTCATAAATTGTGAGAATGATCTGATGTCaaaaacattattttttattatataggATGAAATGTCCCATCAAGTACAAAAAGATCTTTAGAGTTGCCACAATCTGTTAAAAACATAGATATTTCCCCCCCAGCAGTTGTTCTTTAACCTTGTACTATAAATGAAGCGTCCAATAGATAGGATGAATAAATTATATAGAATATCAAGATGTGAAGAGAATGAATGTGTATTACTTTTAAAAAACGCGTTTGTGGAAACAACTCCAATCATTCTCATGATATGCAGCATCATCATACAAAGGGTCAAATCACCTACATGTAAAATAATAAAGATGTAGAAAAgtctttttttaaatatgggagatttaaaaaaaaaaaaccaaacacaccAAGACCTTGGTGGGTGGAATAATGCGACTACATTACGTCTATGTATATGCCTTACTAGAGCAAGTGCTTTAAATACAGACATGGACTGGCGTGTTTACCAACGAGTGTAGCACAGGTCACATAGCTTATCATATATAACCTTCAGCATATCCACAGTTGTTTCTCACTCCTGAAACTCTTCATAATATTGCCCTGAAATAACTACACCAGTGAGAGCGTCCGTGTGAGCTGACTGTAaacaccgcccccccccccccccaacacccctgccCCACACCTTCCCCTAAAAATTACGATGCTTTACAAATCTCGAACTAACCAGTGGTTTTTAAAAAACAGGGTTCCCGTCAGTAGCTGCCTCCAAACGCTATACTTGTATTTTCAATATCCACGTGGGAGTCCAGATTGAAAACAGAGTAGGATATGATGTAGGAAAACGGTGTGTGAGCGAGCGCTCGTCGCACACCTGATATGAAGGACTTATTCACCCTTCACGGGTTTTCTTAGGGACCACCTTTCCTGAGGACAGGTCACGGAGAGAGAGGCTTCATGTCAAAACGTCTTCTGTGGGACTTGAGGGTGCTTCTCGCTGGTCAGTGAGGGGAGCAAAAACATGCTACTTCTCTTCAACAAGAATGCCTTCAGACAAAAATAaaccaaaaaataaacaatttatatatatatttataaaaaaaatagaatAGAATTATATACACAAGTTGCATTTCCTGTCCTTGGCGTTCACTTTGAAATTTCTGAGGGCTGTGGAGTTCAGTACAGTTTCCAGGGGGAGCTGGAGAGTGGGGCCCTAACCAGGTGTGGGGTGGACGAATGATGCCCTCTACAGAGGCCAACAGGAGAAACCGCCGATGTGAAAGGAAAGGAGGAGGGCCATTATTGCGACATTCAGCGTGCGGCCGGCTGAGCGAAGgagggaggagtgaggaggaggaggagtgagaggcAGGTTGCAAAAAATGAATGATAGAAGCCTatataaaagaaataaaaatactGTCCCAAATTCTGCTTCAGCTGACGATGACCGATGTCTGTGGTTCGGACAGTTCTGAGCGCAAGGGCCCGGTACATCCTCTACTAGGACCCCCTCCTCTTCTACAAGACTGCAATTTTTGAGGGGGGGTGGATGTGGGAggctggggggggtgggtttTTGTTAACGGGTGCAGTTCTCCCGTTTTTCGCTGTGGAATGGTGCGATATCCCGGCCGTATCCAGTTTCACCAGAGCCCACCAGCCTGGAGGAGGCGTTCCAGTGCATGGCTGGTTCCCATGGTAGCATCAGGCACATGGGTGGAGGGCCTCACCACTGGGTTTCAATGCGTTGGGAGAACCAAGTTCCTGGTTACACAGTTATGAAAGAGCTTATGGGTAATGCGGTTTAAGAAGCTGTAGACTGTAGTCTGTTGTTATGAGACCTACAGAATGCAGAAAGAAGAAACATGTAGGTGACTTTCGTTgaatctttttttattaaaaacttcacagtaaaaaaaaaaaaaaaaaagtaagaaAAATAAGATGTTTGCCAGTGGGTTGTTTAGCAtttaatacaaataaaaaaataacaataaaaaatgtTAGCAGCCATGCTGGTAGTGGGAACTTATGTACAGAGAATAATCCATCCGCAAGCATGAAGTTGATCAGAACCGGATTATCTAGTGCCTGACAAACACATGCCAACATTTAAACAAGTCTATGGTTCCCATATCTTCGGGAAAgtatttaaatgcataaaagGTAGAAGTACAATTAAAGATAAAAGTCTAACAAAACTGGTAATGTAATATTTCCAAATGCCCAAATAAGGACACATTCATGTATGAGGTAAACTTGTTTACACTCCTATTTCATCAGAgactaaaacaaaaacaaacaaaaagaaaacagcaaaataaaactgacattttgttttccatGTTGAAATGTAGTAGTAAACTAATGTGAATTTCAGATCTTCATaatgaaaataatttttttcaatttagccgCCCTCCATTGGTGGAGTTGCCAGCATGGCCGCCATTTTGAACGATCACTTTATGATCAATTTACCTCTGCCCTttatgacacacacaaactgcttTTGGTTTGATTGTAAAAGGTTTTGTATTGCCATgctgtttttttccttttcatcatttaattaaaaaaaagaaaactacaGTGTAGGTCTGTGTTTAGTTTAGAGTGACCCAGGGACCCAGCTCTGACATCACTCAGACCTACGCCATCATAATctgtgaatgagagagaaagagagagagagagagagagagagagagagagatagatacaCACAGGCAATGGGTAGTACAAGTAAATGCATGCAGAGCCAAACTCAATCGTATggagatgataatgatgataataatgatGCCCAACAAATATATTTCTAAACAGCCAACGCTACACACTACTGAACCAGCTAAGACTCGGTGCAGCTGAGCTAACGGCTAACGCTACACACTACTGAACTAGCTAAGACTCGGTGCAGCTGAGCTAACGGCTAACGCTACACACTACTGAACCAGCTAACACTCTGTCCTGCTGAGCTAACGGCTAACGCTACACACTACTGAACCAGCTAACACTCTGTCCTGCTGAGCTAACAGCTAACGCTACACACTACTGAACCAGCTAACACTCTGTCCTGCTGAGCTAACGGCTAACGCTACACACTACTGAACCAGCTAACACTCTGTCCTGCTGAGCTAACAgctaacactacacactactgaaCCAGCCAACACTCTGTCCTGCTGAGCTAACGGCTAAGGCTACACACTACTGAACCAGCTAACACTCTGTCCTGCTGAGCTAACAGCTAACGCTACACACTACTGAACCAGCTAACACTCTGTCCTGCTGAGCTAACGGCTAAGGCTACACACTACTGAACCAGCTAAGACTCAG from Brachyhypopomus gauderio isolate BG-103 chromosome 8, BGAUD_0.2, whole genome shotgun sequence harbors:
- the LOC143522149 gene encoding UPF0450 protein C17orf58 homolog is translated as MSVFLFLLSVALAFSDAEEHAVNELFSLIGTPSEKTAQSGVSHSPTNHSGTGAKDASLPVNELLEQAKTHTDPKLMHPLPAGVWPKHTDPALLPRPGTHDRSKKGSRNERLPTEHNSEKTRTNPSLLPSKVLPVVGVGITNRTQKATPESPVQSNNPPPSDADVYQNSRSRVRPQPTSNTRWKERESAGRRLDPEENRPGRSSLTGGIRINSSRHSVSYNRRSSSLLYHFDILKKESDFTQDAVCLSECRKEKNETEHFCYSEFAINGIVHDVDIVRKGIRLVTLLVNSDGFYKMSRLYVTPDTYFFKVTVLVLDTFKCTKPCPDFKLGSRYIVMGHIYHRRRHLPSNLLAVVGGKLKPGDGLLRSNNYVKRYNKRRHQKAHEATHSRCR